In one window of Bacteroidales bacterium DNA:
- a CDS encoding DUF721 domain-containing protein, producing MRRNNTEPLKHVLKRFVQAIGGEHKIKEIQLKRNWEELMGKNIAEQTEYMYIKRGVFYIKLRSSVVKHELSMMKSQIVERINSDAGETLINDVVFH from the coding sequence ATGAGAAGAAACAATACAGAACCGCTCAAACATGTCTTAAAAAGATTTGTTCAAGCTATCGGCGGTGAGCATAAAATTAAAGAGATACAATTAAAACGAAATTGGGAAGAATTAATGGGCAAGAATATTGCCGAACAAACAGAATATATGTACATTAAAAGGGGCGTTTTTTATATTAAATTAAGGTCTTCAGTTGTTAAGCATGAACTTTCAATGATGAAATCGCAAATTGTTGAACGAATAAATTCAGATGCGGGGGAGACTTTGATTAATGATGTTGTGTTTCATTAG